One segment of Sphingomonas qomolangmaensis DNA contains the following:
- the hisC gene encoding histidinol-phosphate transaminase, with protein MTAPIPKPWIMDIAPYVPGRSKTDDGRVVAKLSSNENPLGTAPQARAAFDAAHGSLERYPDAGAAELREAIAASCDLDPARVIYGTGSDEVLHLAAGAFAGPGDEVIFVRYGFAVYEIATRRVGALPVIAPDRDYATDVDAILAAVTDKTRIVFVANPNNPTGTFIAREEIARLHAGLPKWVLLVIDQAYAEYIDAEDDDHGLELAKTKPNVLVTRTFSKIFGLAAERIGWGYASAEIIDAMHRIRAPFNVTTAGQAAAIAALAATDFVDASRAHNAQWREWFAGEIEKLGNAGLRAVPSKANFVLVLFEGQVTAEQAYHGLMDRGYIVRWLPGQGLPNALRISIGTAQETQGVAAALREIVAG; from the coding sequence ATGACCGCACCTATCCCCAAGCCATGGATCATGGACATCGCCCCCTATGTCCCGGGCCGATCCAAGACCGACGACGGCCGCGTCGTCGCCAAGCTTTCGTCGAACGAGAACCCGCTCGGCACCGCCCCCCAGGCGCGCGCCGCGTTCGACGCCGCGCATGGCAGCCTCGAGCGCTATCCCGATGCCGGCGCCGCCGAGCTGCGCGAAGCGATCGCCGCGTCGTGCGACCTCGACCCCGCGCGGGTCATCTACGGCACCGGCTCGGACGAAGTGCTCCACCTGGCCGCCGGTGCCTTCGCCGGGCCGGGCGATGAAGTGATCTTCGTGCGCTACGGTTTCGCGGTGTACGAGATCGCGACGCGGCGCGTGGGCGCGTTGCCGGTGATCGCCCCCGATCGCGACTATGCGACCGATGTCGACGCGATCCTCGCCGCGGTCACCGACAAGACGCGCATCGTGTTCGTCGCCAACCCCAACAACCCCACCGGCACGTTCATCGCCCGCGAGGAAATCGCGCGGCTGCATGCTGGCCTGCCCAAATGGGTGCTGCTGGTGATCGATCAGGCCTATGCCGAATATATCGACGCCGAAGACGACGATCACGGGCTCGAACTCGCCAAGACCAAGCCCAACGTGCTGGTGACGCGCACCTTCAGCAAGATCTTCGGGCTTGCCGCCGAACGCATCGGCTGGGGCTATGCCTCGGCCGAGATCATCGACGCGATGCACCGCATCCGCGCGCCCTTCAACGTCACCACCGCCGGCCAGGCCGCCGCGATCGCCGCGCTCGCCGCGACCGATTTCGTCGATGCCAGCCGCGCGCATAATGCGCAGTGGCGCGAGTGGTTCGCGGGCGAGATCGAAAAGCTCGGCAATGCCGGGCTGCGCGCGGTGCCGTCGAAGGCGAACTTCGTGCTGGTGCTGTTCGAAGGCCAGGTGACCGCCGAGCAGGCCTATCACGGCTTGATGGACCGCGGGTACATCGTGCGCTGGCTGCCGGGGCAGGGGCTGCCCAACGCGCTGCGAATCTCGATTGGCACCGCGCAGGAGACGCAGGGCGTCGCCGCGGCGCTGCGCGAGATCGTCGCGGGCTGA
- a CDS encoding prephenate/arogenate dehydrogenase family protein: protein MLPFARVTVIGLGLIGSSVTRAVRARMPTVRLTGYDADPSVRDTARAIELCDDVTDTAGASVIDADLVVLCVPVGAMGAVAAELAADLPADAIVTDVGSCKASVVEALQAALPGTTIVPAHPVAGTEQSGPEAGFATLFNHRWCILTPPEGTDPVAIERVASFWRNLGAEIETMAPEHHDRVLAVTSHLPHLIAYTIVGTASDLEEVTRSEVIKYSAGGFRDFTRIAASDPTMWRDVFLSNREAVLDMLQRFSEDLSALQRAIRWGKGDELFELFERTRAVRRSIVEEGQDDAAPDFGRSHE from the coding sequence ATGCTGCCCTTCGCGCGCGTTACCGTCATCGGGCTCGGGCTGATCGGGTCGTCGGTCACCCGCGCGGTGCGCGCGCGGATGCCCACGGTGCGGCTGACCGGCTATGATGCCGATCCCTCGGTGCGCGACACCGCGCGCGCGATCGAGCTGTGCGACGACGTGACCGACACCGCGGGCGCGTCGGTGATCGATGCGGACCTGGTGGTGCTGTGCGTCCCCGTCGGCGCGATGGGCGCGGTCGCCGCCGAGCTCGCCGCCGACCTGCCCGCCGACGCGATCGTCACCGATGTCGGATCGTGCAAGGCCAGCGTGGTCGAGGCGCTCCAGGCGGCGCTGCCCGGCACGACGATCGTCCCCGCCCACCCGGTGGCGGGCACCGAGCAGAGCGGCCCCGAGGCGGGCTTCGCCACCCTCTTCAACCACCGCTGGTGCATCCTCACCCCGCCCGAGGGCACCGATCCGGTCGCGATCGAGCGGGTAGCTTCGTTCTGGCGCAATTTGGGCGCCGAGATCGAGACGATGGCCCCCGAACACCATGATCGCGTCCTCGCGGTCACCAGCCATCTGCCGCATCTGATCGCCTATACGATCGTCGGCACCGCTTCGGACCTCGAAGAAGTCACCCGGTCGGAGGTGATCAAATATTCGGCGGGCGGCTTCCGCGACTTCACCCGCATCGCCGCGTCGGACCCGACGATGTGGCGCGACGTGTTCCTGTCGAACCGCGAGGCGGTGCTCGACATGCTCCAGCGCTTTTCCGAGGACCTGTCGGCGCTCCAGCGCGCGATCCGCTGGGGCAAGGGCGATGAATTGTTCGAGCTTTTCGAACGCACCCGCGCGGTCCGCCGCTCGATCGTCGAGGAAGGCCAGGACGACGCCGCCCCCGATTTCGGCCGCTCGCACGAATAG
- a CDS encoding tetratricopeptide repeat protein, with the protein MMRWLLVVVGAALSLPAHAQLTAPVKNGETTITVTGTKIRDAKVEMSDWRMAETPHVVVFSQGDEKDLIRTAHNLEKLHFLLSALTGKVDEPDETIKVAVTMIGDVGTFEQLRLTDLRWQYGPFPRAFAKTIYYDPRDEGSVLATTQDGVNLVLRPSVGRPTNRNCDGGDGGFPPVTQIVVAPRGELGEVDANDAYMQMPVNELAFCQSAESRLYAGFAQNYLMTYSPAAYPRWFLQGFGEMFATMAAGDDFVEYGQLPTGFFQVMEHFGGYPVSHILDGRYLSGKGRAWTPYHAWRLSHLLYFSDEWKPRLREYLDALARGADLQSAARALGDPAALQSAVTNYRGRKLQAERMTFPAERAPPPTVRRLTRAEAGLIRGRLELGARIEVPDAGPDRERALARRTAWLDRLRANARQFPDLIEHQLLLAEAECRTGNPEACLGAADRVIAQAPTETRALVWKGTALTQLAARAPQAERRQRLEEARSFIVKANRQDPESSLPLIAYHESFATAGEQAPDVAVEGLYKIVQSAPAAPGPRLKLGEELVARDLAAEARRTLLPVAKGPFETPEKPAAAALLPKAGAGAGG; encoded by the coding sequence ATGATGCGATGGTTGCTTGTCGTTGTCGGCGCCGCCCTCAGCCTCCCCGCGCACGCCCAGCTGACCGCGCCGGTGAAGAATGGCGAGACGACCATCACCGTCACCGGCACCAAGATCCGCGACGCGAAGGTCGAGATGAGCGACTGGCGAATGGCGGAGACCCCGCACGTCGTCGTGTTCAGCCAGGGCGATGAAAAGGATCTGATTCGTACCGCGCACAATCTCGAGAAGCTGCACTTCCTGTTGTCGGCGCTGACCGGGAAAGTGGATGAACCCGACGAGACGATCAAGGTCGCGGTGACGATGATCGGCGATGTGGGGACCTTCGAGCAGCTTCGATTGACCGATCTGCGCTGGCAATATGGCCCGTTCCCGCGCGCGTTCGCAAAGACGATCTATTATGATCCGCGCGACGAAGGGTCGGTGCTCGCCACCACGCAGGACGGCGTGAATTTGGTGCTTCGCCCGTCGGTCGGCCGTCCGACGAACCGCAATTGCGACGGTGGCGACGGCGGCTTTCCGCCGGTGACGCAGATCGTCGTGGCCCCGCGCGGCGAGCTGGGCGAAGTGGATGCCAACGACGCCTATATGCAAATGCCGGTGAACGAGCTCGCCTTCTGCCAGTCGGCCGAATCGCGTCTCTATGCGGGCTTCGCGCAAAACTACCTGATGACCTATTCGCCGGCGGCGTATCCGCGCTGGTTTCTGCAAGGGTTCGGCGAGATGTTCGCGACGATGGCCGCGGGCGACGACTTCGTCGAATATGGCCAGCTGCCGACCGGCTTCTTCCAGGTCATGGAGCATTTCGGCGGCTATCCGGTGTCGCACATCCTCGACGGCCGCTATCTTTCGGGCAAGGGGCGCGCTTGGACGCCCTACCATGCGTGGCGGCTGAGCCACCTCCTCTATTTCTCCGACGAGTGGAAGCCGCGGCTGCGCGAGTATCTCGACGCCTTGGCGCGCGGTGCCGACCTGCAAAGCGCCGCGCGCGCGCTGGGCGATCCCGCCGCGCTTCAGAGCGCGGTGACGAATTACCGCGGACGCAAGCTGCAGGCCGAGCGGATGACCTTCCCCGCCGAGCGGGCGCCGCCGCCGACCGTCCGCCGCCTGACCCGGGCCGAGGCGGGCCTGATCCGCGGCCGGCTCGAGCTCGGCGCGCGGATCGAGGTGCCCGACGCTGGCCCCGACCGCGAGAGGGCACTTGCCCGACGCACGGCCTGGCTCGACCGGCTGCGCGCCAATGCGCGGCAATTCCCCGACCTGATCGAACACCAATTGCTCTTGGCCGAAGCCGAATGCCGCACCGGCAATCCCGAAGCCTGTCTCGGCGCCGCCGACCGCGTGATCGCCCAGGCACCGACCGAAACCCGCGCGCTGGTCTGGAAAGGCACCGCGCTGACCCAGCTCGCCGCACGCGCGCCCCAAGCCGAACGCCGGCAGCGGCTCGAGGAGGCGAGGAGCTTCATCGTCAAGGCCAACCGGCAGGATCCCGAGAGCAGCCTGCCGCTGATCGCCTATCACGAAAGCTTCGCCACCGCCGGCGAACAAGCCCCCGATGTCGCGGTCGAGGGGCTGTACAAGATCGTGCAGTCCGCCCCCGCCGCGCCCGGCCCAAGGCTCAAGCTCGGCGAGGAGCTGGTCGCGCGCGACCTCGCCGCCGAAGCGCGCCGGACGCTGCTGCCGGTCGCCAAGGGCCCCTTCGAAACCCCCGAAAAGCCCGCCGCCGCCGCGTTGCTTCCGAAAGCGGGGGCGGGGGCCGGGGGGTAG
- a CDS encoding transglycosylase domain-containing protein: MSTLLLAAIVYAGIGYYDALRDATELKIRADALIAAKRGPDDLTPTKLEQLLRVEDPTFWHHNGLDIQTSGAGLTTLTQSLAKRLAFHHFKPGIGKLRQTTYAMGLEQRLSKRQILALFLDTAQLGRGPHGWMQGMFVASEQMYGRQPANLTNREWLSLIAVLIAPGQYNLRAGDTKLNDRVRRIERLLAGACHPQSGRDVWLEGCT; the protein is encoded by the coding sequence ATGTCGACCCTTCTCCTTGCAGCCATCGTATATGCGGGTATTGGCTATTATGATGCATTGCGCGACGCAACCGAATTAAAGATTCGGGCTGATGCTCTTATCGCCGCCAAACGTGGCCCCGACGATTTAACGCCCACCAAACTGGAGCAGTTACTCCGCGTGGAAGATCCGACGTTCTGGCATCATAACGGCTTAGACATTCAAACAAGCGGTGCCGGTCTGACGACGCTGACGCAATCTCTCGCCAAGCGACTTGCATTCCATCACTTCAAGCCGGGCATCGGCAAGCTGCGGCAGACAACATATGCGATGGGATTGGAGCAACGACTTTCGAAGCGGCAGATTTTGGCACTCTTTCTTGACACAGCGCAACTCGGACGAGGTCCACATGGATGGATGCAAGGCATGTTCGTCGCGAGCGAGCAAATGTACGGAAGACAGCCAGCAAATTTGACGAACCGCGAATGGCTCAGCTTGATCGCCGTCCTAATCGCGCCGGGTCAATATAATTTGCGAGCCGGTGATACTAAGTTGAACGACAGGGTTCGCCGAATAGAACGCCTGCTTGCAGGCGCTTGCCATCCCCAAAGTGGAAGGGACGTTTGGCTGGAGGGTTGCACCTGA
- a CDS encoding lysophospholipid acyltransferase family protein: protein MIARLRAIAFDVLFYAGSVPLVLFACACGLVGGATMRRGVLLWFQYHRLVSRYVLGIETRITGAPRPEGPALYVAKHQSFYETFELTRILGAPVVVMKRELGDIPFWGWIAERYGAIMVDRDASSQALREMMRQAQAARAAGRPVLLFPEGTRIEPGQTPALKSGFAGLYRALGLPAVPIALETAKVWPRKGMKRGGVVEFRFGEALPPGMKREAIEAAAHAGINVFEAERLAGGEAVGGGG from the coding sequence ATGATTGCCAGGCTGCGTGCGATCGCGTTCGACGTGTTGTTCTATGCAGGATCGGTGCCGCTGGTGCTGTTCGCCTGCGCCTGTGGCCTCGTGGGGGGCGCCACGATGCGGCGCGGGGTGTTGCTGTGGTTCCAATATCACCGGCTGGTGTCGCGCTACGTGCTCGGCATCGAAACGCGGATCACCGGCGCGCCGCGGCCCGAAGGCCCTGCCCTGTACGTCGCCAAGCACCAGTCCTTCTACGAAACCTTCGAGCTGACGCGAATCCTGGGCGCGCCGGTGGTGGTGATGAAGCGCGAGCTGGGCGACATCCCGTTCTGGGGCTGGATCGCCGAGCGCTATGGCGCGATCATGGTCGATCGCGATGCATCGTCGCAGGCATTGCGCGAGATGATGCGCCAGGCACAGGCGGCGCGCGCGGCGGGCCGCCCGGTGCTGCTGTTCCCCGAGGGCACGCGGATCGAGCCCGGGCAGACGCCGGCGCTGAAATCGGGCTTTGCCGGGCTGTACCGTGCGCTGGGGCTGCCCGCGGTGCCGATCGCGCTCGAGACCGCGAAGGTATGGCCGCGCAAGGGGATGAAGCGCGGCGGCGTGGTCGAATTCCGCTTCGGCGAAGCGCTGCCGCCGGGGATGAAGCGCGAGGCGATCGAGGCGGCGGCGCATGCGGGGATCAACGTGTTCGAGGCGGAGCGGTTGGCGGGGGGTGAGGCTGTTGGCGGGGGTGGGTGA
- a CDS encoding YdcF family protein, translating into MILRALSFLALAYALGFVVFMLGLGQPLDDRRTDAIVVPTGGAGRIDRGLALMEDKRADRMLISGVDPSVRPIELALEYRVRPALFECCIDLGQEAIDTRSNGDETADWVRKRGYKSVRLVTADWHMARARLELDNALDGAVEVVGDPVRTNARFATLFDEYNKLLIRRVALWVGFAG; encoded by the coding sequence GTGATCCTGCGCGCCTTGTCCTTCCTGGCACTCGCCTATGCCTTGGGCTTCGTCGTGTTCATGCTGGGGCTCGGCCAGCCGCTCGACGACCGGCGCACCGACGCGATCGTCGTCCCGACCGGCGGCGCGGGACGGATCGACCGCGGCCTTGCGCTGATGGAAGACAAGCGCGCCGATCGCATGCTGATCTCGGGCGTCGACCCCAGCGTCCGCCCGATCGAGCTCGCGCTCGAATATCGCGTGCGCCCCGCCTTGTTCGAATGCTGCATCGACCTGGGGCAGGAAGCGATCGACACGCGATCGAACGGCGATGAGACCGCCGATTGGGTGCGCAAGCGCGGCTATAAGAGCGTTCGGCTGGTCACCGCTGACTGGCACATGGCGCGCGCGCGGCTCGAGCTCGACAATGCGCTGGATGGCGCAGTCGAAGTGGTGGGCGATCCGGTGCGCACCAATGCGCGCTTCGCGACCTTGTTCGACGAATATAACAAGCTGCTGATCCGCCGGGTCGCGCTGTGGGTGGGGTTTGCCGGATGA
- a CDS encoding cell division protein FtsX: MSLLAPRNPDRRLLDDGRATRAMRWIMAIMLFLTVLAAALGLATWAATRALDSDLAGRVTVQIVEGDAGARDRSVAAIVRALRGRAGVRAVAEVDRARLAQLLEPWLGEAGLDADLPMPAMIDVDLTDPGAAPGIERLVRGLAPQARVDAHAQWLAPVRGFIATLALLAGGLVLLVASATTFVVLLAARSGLDTHRDTIEVLHMLGSTDVQVARLFQRRIAIDTLLGGAIGTLLALVFLVFLGSQIDRLGAEIVGGVTLRPGDWAILALLPLGFTLMATIAARVTVLAALGRRL, encoded by the coding sequence TTGAGCCTGCTCGCGCCGCGCAATCCCGATCGACGGCTGCTCGACGACGGGCGGGCGACGCGCGCGATGCGCTGGATCATGGCGATCATGCTGTTCCTGACGGTGCTCGCCGCCGCGCTGGGGCTCGCGACCTGGGCAGCGACGCGCGCGCTCGACAGCGACCTTGCCGGGCGGGTGACGGTGCAGATCGTCGAGGGCGACGCCGGCGCGCGCGACCGCAGCGTCGCGGCGATCGTGCGCGCGCTGCGCGGGCGGGCCGGGGTGCGCGCGGTCGCCGAGGTCGATCGCGCGCGGCTGGCGCAACTACTCGAGCCGTGGCTGGGCGAGGCGGGGCTCGACGCCGACCTGCCGATGCCCGCGATGATCGATGTCGACCTGACCGACCCCGGCGCCGCGCCGGGGATCGAGCGGCTGGTGCGCGGCCTCGCGCCGCAAGCGCGCGTCGATGCGCATGCGCAGTGGCTGGCGCCGGTGCGCGGTTTCATCGCGACGCTGGCGCTGCTGGCGGGCGGGCTGGTGCTGCTGGTGGCGAGCGCGACGACCTTCGTCGTGCTGCTGGCGGCACGATCGGGGCTGGACACGCACCGCGACACGATCGAAGTGCTGCACATGCTCGGCTCCACCGATGTCCAGGTTGCGCGACTGTTCCAGCGCCGGATCGCGATCGACACGCTGCTGGGCGGCGCGATCGGCACATTGCTCGCGCTGGTGTTCCTGGTGTTCCTGGGCAGCCAGATCGACCGCTTGGGCGCCGAGATCGTCGGCGGGGTCACGCTGCGGCCGGGCGACTGGGCGATCCTGGCGCTGTTGCCGCTGGGATTCACGCTGATGGCGACGATCGCCGCACGGGTGACGGTGCTGGCCGCGCTGGGGCGGCGGCTGTGA